In one Candidatus Planktophila vernalis genomic region, the following are encoded:
- a CDS encoding ADP-dependent NAD(P)H-hydrate dehydratase, which yields MTRTIKKWTARDAAKCVITPSDLDHKYSRGVLGVITGSAQYPGAAVLTTSAAAATGIGMIRFHSSSGLAHLVLHATPSCVVQPGKVTAWLIGSGIPAKKYSDITTWLRHRWFVLAHKQNVPTVLDAGALYLAGSLEQPTLITPHSGELSALLTARGVPVTAEAIEGNPKKWVVVAAQTLGVTVLLKGSITYVANDDLLIELPVATPWLATAGSGDVLAGIIGALVATNTVEILNDINRLAHVAATGAYIHAQAAKSASRGGPISAEVIVSHISGAISQLIK from the coding sequence ATGACCAGAACTATTAAGAAGTGGACCGCTCGTGATGCAGCCAAATGCGTTATCACCCCTTCTGATCTTGACCACAAATACAGTCGAGGAGTTCTCGGTGTAATCACTGGTTCTGCCCAATATCCAGGTGCTGCGGTTCTAACAACTTCTGCAGCTGCTGCAACAGGAATTGGAATGATTCGCTTTCATAGTTCTTCAGGTTTGGCACATTTAGTTTTGCACGCAACACCTTCTTGTGTGGTGCAACCTGGAAAAGTCACAGCGTGGCTTATCGGTTCTGGAATTCCCGCAAAGAAGTATTCAGATATCACCACATGGCTTCGCCACCGTTGGTTTGTTTTAGCGCACAAGCAAAACGTTCCAACAGTTCTAGATGCTGGAGCGCTGTATTTGGCTGGGTCTTTAGAGCAACCAACTTTGATCACACCACATAGTGGAGAGCTCTCAGCCTTGCTGACTGCGCGAGGAGTGCCAGTTACGGCAGAGGCGATTGAAGGAAATCCAAAAAAATGGGTGGTTGTGGCTGCCCAAACTCTAGGTGTAACTGTTCTGCTTAAAGGATCAATCACGTACGTTGCAAATGATGACTTACTCATAGAACTTCCTGTTGCAACACCTTGGCTGGCAACAGCTGGAAGTGGTGATGTATTGGCAGGAATCATTGGCGCTTTGGTTGCCACCAATACTGTTGAAATACTTAACGACATCAATCGTTTAGCCCACGTTGCTGCAACTGGTGCATACATCCATGCTCAAGCAGCAAAGAGCGCATCTAGGGGTGGCCCTATTTCTGCTGAAGTGATTGTTTCTCATATCTCTGGGGCCATCTCTCAATTGATTAAGTAA